In one window of Tubulanus polymorphus chromosome 3, tnTubPoly1.2, whole genome shotgun sequence DNA:
- the LOC141902194 gene encoding uncharacterized protein LOC141902194 codes for MLRMMLYPASVELEWTSAFNGGSEQTFTVSYRASDSIQFINKTGIPDPGYGKWVRTNVTGLKPATDYQFKVKSINLNPGDNTSPFTDIVTTRTNSIPSEIVLALSTATITTKDDFVLVICQSFQSGYSVYVEYYTKDTNQCQSTKPVKSAGADLSIRIAININPGHAYKYKLIIANIDGVIARRELHLEEANRSHSYGKQEQPSLDTLIIAGVVIGSISFVLVVVVVIVLLIKQLRNGPGRAFNNNPNRTKTEESMAVYSESTEVVDTDSRDYATASPYINTAFSEIEPDFYEDVKE; via the exons ATGTTACGCATGATGTTGTATC CTGCATCTGTGGAGCTGGAATGGACGTCTGCATTCAATGGTGGCTCCGAACAAACGTTCACCGTCAGTTACAGAGCTTCAGACTCCATACAATTCAtcaataaaactggaataccTGATCCCGGTTACGGAAAATGGGTGCGAACAAATGTAACCGGATTAAAACCAGCGACTGATTATCAGTTCAAAGTGAAAAGTATCAACTTAAATCCCGGTGATAATACAAGTCCATTTACTGATATAGTTACAACTAGAACAAATA GTATTCCGAGTGAAATCGTATTAGCTTTAAGTACAGCTACAATCACAACGAAAGACGATTTTGTTCTGGTGATTTGCCAGTCATTTCAGTCAGGGTACAGCGTCTACGTGGAATACTATACTAAAGATACAAACCAATGTCAATCTACCAAACCTGTAAAAAGTGCCGGTGCCGATCTTTCGATACGTATTGCGATCAATATCAACCCCGGCCATGCTTACAAGTACAAACTTATCATAGCTAATATTGATGGCGTCATCGCACGCAGAGAGCTTCATTTGGAAGAAG CGAACCGATCCCATTCTTACGGAAAGCAAGAACAGCCCTCTCTAGATACGCTGATTATTGCCGGTGTTGTTATTGGTAGCATATCGTTTGTTCTTGTAGTGGTCGTAGTGATCGTACTTTTGATAAAACAACTCAGAAACGGCCCCGGACGCGCCTTCAACAACAACCCAAATAGAAC AAAAACTGAAGAATCGATGGCAG TTTATTCTGAAAGTACTGAAGTCGTGGACACAGATTCTC GTGATTACGCCACGGCATCACCGTATATAAACACGGCTTTTAGCG aaatCGAGCCAGACTTTTACGAAGATGTAAAGGAATAG